One genomic region from Chthonomonas calidirosea T49 encodes:
- a CDS encoding fumarate hydratase, which translates to MEQLSQSLLELITQTATNMPADVRRALKRVLTMEDKNNRSGQALQIIGLNIDMACEREQPICQDTGMPTFFIHTPVGVNQIAMKRAIHEAIVEATKLGKLRPNSVDSVTGKNAGNNIGPGTPIIHFEQWEEDEIEVLLLLKGGGCENKNIQYSLPCELEHLGRADRNLEGVYKCILHAIWQAQGQGCSVGCLGVCIGGDRTSGYHHAKEQLLRPLDDVNPNPVLAELEERVMAHANDLGIGTMGFGGKVTLFGCKIGALNRLPASFFVSVAYDCWAFRRLGVRLDPQTGAIRRWLFREERPQRLADQENLPLTGRELHLTTPLSEEDVRKLRVGDVVLLSGVIYTGRDALHKYLMEHDSPVDLRGQVIYHCGPVAIKDAQGRWKITAAGPTTSMREEPYQADIIRRFGIRAVIGKGGMGEKTLQALKDYGAVYLNAIGGAAQFYAECVTEVEGVDFLEEFGIPEAMWHLRVKDLLAVVTMDSHGNSLHEVVEEESGKNLELIAPRR; encoded by the coding sequence ATGGAACAGTTGTCACAGAGTTTGCTGGAGCTGATCACTCAGACCGCTACCAACATGCCTGCCGATGTACGCCGTGCCCTTAAGCGTGTCCTAACAATGGAGGATAAAAACAACCGTTCGGGACAGGCGCTTCAGATCATCGGGTTAAACATTGATATGGCCTGCGAGCGCGAGCAGCCCATTTGTCAGGATACAGGCATGCCCACCTTCTTCATTCACACGCCGGTGGGGGTAAACCAGATCGCCATGAAGCGGGCCATTCACGAGGCCATTGTGGAGGCCACGAAGCTAGGTAAGTTAAGACCGAACTCTGTAGATAGCGTTACTGGTAAAAATGCTGGCAACAATATCGGCCCAGGAACTCCCATCATCCATTTTGAGCAGTGGGAGGAGGATGAGATCGAAGTGCTTCTCTTATTAAAGGGAGGCGGCTGCGAAAACAAAAACATTCAGTACTCTCTTCCTTGCGAGTTAGAGCATTTAGGACGGGCCGACCGTAACCTGGAAGGCGTCTATAAGTGCATCCTTCATGCGATTTGGCAAGCCCAGGGACAGGGGTGTAGTGTGGGTTGCTTGGGAGTCTGTATTGGGGGCGATCGCACGAGTGGCTATCATCATGCCAAAGAGCAGCTGTTACGCCCTCTGGACGATGTGAACCCTAACCCAGTTTTGGCGGAGCTAGAGGAGCGGGTTATGGCGCATGCGAACGACTTGGGCATCGGCACCATGGGTTTTGGAGGCAAGGTGACTCTCTTTGGCTGCAAAATCGGGGCGCTGAATCGGCTTCCTGCCTCCTTTTTTGTCTCGGTGGCCTACGATTGCTGGGCTTTTCGGCGCCTAGGGGTGCGACTTGACCCGCAGACGGGGGCTATCCGCCGATGGCTGTTCCGCGAAGAGAGGCCACAGCGTTTGGCCGATCAGGAGAACCTTCCACTTACGGGCCGCGAGCTCCATCTCACAACGCCGTTAAGCGAGGAGGACGTGAGGAAGCTTAGGGTGGGCGATGTCGTATTGCTTTCTGGGGTGATCTACACGGGTCGCGATGCTCTTCATAAGTATCTCATGGAGCACGATAGCCCTGTGGACCTTCGCGGACAGGTGATCTACCATTGCGGCCCTGTGGCGATCAAAGATGCGCAAGGACGTTGGAAAATCACTGCGGCTGGGCCTACGACCAGCATGCGCGAGGAGCCTTATCAGGCCGATATCATCCGGCGGTTCGGCATAAGGGCTGTTATTGGCAAAGGCGGGATGGGCGAAAAGACCCTTCAAGCCCTGAAAGACTACGGTGCTGTCTATTTGAACGCTATTGGCGGAGCGGCGCAGTTCTATGCCGAGTGCGTGACGGAGGTGGAGGGGGTAGACTTTCTCGAGGAGTTCGGGATACCTGAAGCCATGTGGCATCTACGTGTAAAAGACCTGTTGGCGGTAGTCACGATGGATAGCCATGGCAACAGTCTGCATGAGGTTGTGGAGGAGGAGAGCGGGAAGAACCTAGAGCTCATAGCCCCACGAAGATGA
- a CDS encoding citrate/2-methylcitrate synthase — protein sequence MVQKQLRPVALYLASSQRFSAPTRRRKEKDFLFGKKKIFIKQEFSEEPFHAKRILQPWTRGHVAGLTAISKIDAERNRLSYRGYDIHDLVDHCSFDEVAYLLIYGDLPNQSQLDAFCKTVGAHRGVPSEVISLLRTLPPAASQMDRVKAAVAALALFDPQREERTAETYRAVAVRLYAQLPTIIVNSYRLSQGQEPATPRADLNHNANFFWMLTGHEPSDLIGRAFNVSQILYAEHGYNASTFAARVTVSTLSDIYSGVVSAIGTLKGPLHGGANEASMQMLLEIGSPERAAEWVREALARKQRIMGFGHREYKHGDERARIAKQYVIELVNSKGATHWLEMADIIEREMMQAKGLYPNVDFPIGLLYYLMDIPIPLYTPIFMMSRITGWCAHIIEQLENNRLIRPESEYIGPSERPVLPLSQRP from the coding sequence ATGGTTCAGAAGCAGCTGCGACCCGTTGCGTTGTACCTCGCGAGTTCACAACGCTTTTCGGCTCCCACACGTAGAAGAAAAGAGAAGGATTTTCTCTTTGGGAAAAAGAAGATTTTCATAAAGCAAGAATTTTCAGAGGAGCCTTTCCATGCCAAGCGCATCCTACAGCCCTGGACTAGAGGGCATGTCGCCGGGCTTACCGCCATCTCAAAAATAGATGCTGAACGGAACCGGCTAAGCTACCGTGGCTACGACATCCACGACCTGGTAGATCACTGCAGCTTTGATGAGGTCGCCTATCTGCTTATCTACGGTGATCTGCCCAACCAAAGCCAACTCGACGCTTTCTGCAAGACCGTCGGCGCCCATCGTGGGGTTCCCTCCGAGGTTATCTCCCTGCTGCGCACCCTACCCCCTGCGGCCTCCCAAATGGATCGCGTGAAGGCCGCCGTGGCTGCGCTCGCTCTTTTCGACCCACAGCGTGAGGAAAGAACTGCGGAGACCTATCGCGCCGTGGCCGTTCGACTCTATGCTCAACTGCCCACCATTATTGTCAACAGCTACCGCCTAAGTCAAGGGCAAGAGCCGGCCACGCCACGGGCCGACCTCAACCATAACGCCAACTTTTTCTGGATGCTTACAGGCCACGAACCCTCCGATCTCATCGGCCGTGCCTTTAATGTAAGCCAAATCCTCTATGCCGAGCACGGCTATAATGCTTCCACTTTTGCGGCCCGCGTCACCGTCTCCACACTATCCGACATCTACTCTGGGGTGGTATCGGCCATTGGAACGCTGAAAGGGCCTCTGCACGGCGGCGCCAACGAAGCGAGCATGCAGATGCTCCTCGAAATCGGCTCGCCGGAGCGTGCTGCGGAGTGGGTTCGCGAGGCTCTTGCGCGGAAACAACGGATCATGGGGTTTGGACATCGCGAATATAAACATGGCGATGAGCGCGCTCGCATTGCAAAACAGTACGTCATTGAGCTGGTCAACAGCAAGGGGGCAACGCATTGGCTCGAAATGGCGGATATCATCGAGCGCGAGATGATGCAGGCCAAAGGACTTTACCCCAACGTGGACTTCCCCATCGGTCTCCTTTACTATCTCATGGATATCCCCATTCCGCTCTATACCCCCATCTTCATGATGAGTCGCATCACCGGCTGGTGCGCCCACATCATCGAGCAGCTGGAGAATAACCGGCTCATACGTCCCGAAAGCGAATACATCGGGCCGAGCGAACGCCCTGTGCTGCCGTTGTCACAGCGTCCCTGA
- a CDS encoding sirohydrochlorin chelatase translates to MAKRALLVLVHGSPRPAANEAMYRVVNEVKRRDIFPIVEVGFLECNSPSIPEAIALCVQQGATEIVGVPYFLHTGTHVAEDLPSLFEEAQKRYPQVHFRLGPYLGRSSQLTEVLAKRAVEAGNFE, encoded by the coding sequence ATGGCTAAACGAGCTCTGCTAGTGCTGGTTCATGGCAGCCCGCGCCCTGCCGCTAACGAAGCGATGTATCGCGTGGTTAATGAGGTAAAGCGACGCGATATCTTCCCCATTGTGGAGGTCGGTTTTCTGGAGTGCAATAGCCCCTCTATTCCAGAGGCCATCGCCCTTTGCGTGCAACAGGGCGCCACGGAGATCGTGGGCGTTCCCTATTTTCTGCATACGGGTACCCATGTAGCCGAGGACCTGCCTTCGCTGTTTGAGGAGGCCCAAAAGCGCTACCCACAAGTGCATTTCCGACTTGGCCCCTACTTAGGGCGTTCCTCCCAGTTAACAGAGGTGTTGGCCAAACGTGCTGTGGAGGCTGGCAATTTCGAGTAG
- a CDS encoding sirohydrochlorin chelatase → MKPDAILLFAHGSLLCGAGEALQAHAERLRTKGLAAKVEVGYLNYSEPLFGEVVARLAQEGVRRILVLPYFLVPGKFVKTDIPKALEEVKARYPEMEFVVAEPIGYDENLADALIASAFAAVGPEAWREDLERAARFCRASPDCPLYGTAKCPATSGVKQNG, encoded by the coding sequence ATGAAGCCCGATGCGATCCTTCTGTTTGCCCATGGCTCGCTGCTTTGTGGCGCCGGAGAGGCTTTGCAAGCCCATGCGGAGCGACTGCGCACCAAAGGGCTTGCTGCCAAAGTGGAAGTAGGCTATTTGAACTATAGCGAGCCGCTATTTGGGGAAGTGGTGGCGCGTTTGGCACAAGAGGGAGTACGCCGTATTTTGGTGCTGCCCTATTTTTTGGTTCCTGGGAAATTTGTAAAAACCGATATTCCCAAAGCGTTGGAAGAGGTAAAGGCGCGTTATCCCGAAATGGAGTTTGTTGTGGCCGAACCGATTGGCTATGATGAAAACCTGGCCGATGCGCTTATCGCAAGCGCTTTTGCCGCCGTAGGGCCTGAGGCATGGCGTGAAGACCTCGAGCGTGCAGCGCGCTTCTGTCGCGCTTCGCCCGATTGCCCGCTCTATGGAACGGCAAAATGCCCTGCGACCTCGGGAGTGAAACAGAATGGCTAA
- a CDS encoding Gfo/Idh/MocA family protein has protein sequence MSQQVRIGFVGVGSMGQCAHLKNYITLPDCQVVAIAELRPQLGQKVAQRYGVPHVYLSAEEMLAKESLDGLVVSQPFTRHGQVVIPLYAARIPIFTEKPLAGSLAVGEQMINALKESGTWHMVGYNKRSDPAVMWAKAEIERLKQTGEIGKLRYVRITMPPGDWVAGGFTDLITTDEPYPNLPHDPPPTDLSTEGARTYIEFVNYYIHQVNLLRHLLGEPYKLTYAHPSRTLLVAESASGVAATIEMQPYTTTRAWEETALVAFEHGYVHISLPAPLASHRPGHVEVYYDPGGQTEPRRVSPTLPWVHSMRQQAINFVRALKGEARPPCDAFEALEDLKIARDYLRLIGCN, from the coding sequence ATGTCGCAACAGGTACGAATCGGCTTTGTAGGGGTGGGCAGTATGGGCCAATGTGCCCATCTAAAAAACTACATCACCTTGCCTGATTGTCAGGTAGTGGCCATCGCTGAGCTACGCCCTCAACTCGGGCAAAAGGTGGCTCAGCGCTACGGAGTTCCCCATGTCTACCTATCTGCGGAGGAGATGCTCGCTAAAGAGTCGCTCGACGGCCTTGTGGTGTCTCAACCCTTCACGCGGCACGGGCAGGTGGTTATTCCTCTCTATGCAGCGCGAATCCCCATCTTCACTGAAAAGCCGCTTGCCGGTAGTCTGGCCGTGGGCGAGCAGATGATAAACGCTTTAAAGGAGAGCGGAACATGGCATATGGTGGGCTACAACAAGCGGAGCGACCCTGCTGTTATGTGGGCGAAAGCGGAGATCGAGCGCCTAAAGCAGACCGGTGAGATCGGCAAACTGCGCTATGTACGCATCACGATGCCGCCCGGCGATTGGGTTGCCGGAGGGTTTACCGACCTCATCACCACCGACGAGCCGTATCCCAATCTTCCACACGATCCACCACCCACCGACCTCAGTACAGAGGGCGCTCGCACCTACATTGAGTTCGTGAACTACTACATTCATCAAGTCAACCTTCTTCGCCACCTACTTGGCGAGCCTTATAAGCTCACCTATGCCCATCCCTCCAGAACGCTTCTGGTGGCGGAAAGCGCCAGTGGCGTTGCAGCGACCATCGAGATGCAGCCCTACACCACCACGCGGGCTTGGGAAGAGACCGCCCTGGTGGCATTTGAACATGGCTATGTACATATCTCTCTGCCGGCTCCTCTCGCCTCTCATCGTCCAGGGCATGTTGAGGTTTACTACGACCCAGGGGGCCAAACCGAGCCAAGACGCGTTAGTCCTACGCTGCCTTGGGTTCACTCCATGCGCCAACAGGCCATCAACTTTGTTCGGGCCCTAAAGGGCGAGGCTCGCCCCCCTTGCGACGCTTTCGAGGCGTTAGAAGATCTCAAAATCGCTCGCGACTACTTGCGTCTCATCGGCTGTAACTAG
- a CDS encoding 3-hydroxyacyl-CoA dehydrogenase/enoyl-CoA hydratase family protein has product MIDESKTTGIAVVLGAGTMGGGIAAQLANAGWMVWLLDLPSPHQRNQLAEERIRRLQNARPPLLALPEYAERIHAGNIEDDIHPLKEADWIVEAVVEDLETKRHVLALADEYRGAQTLITSNTSGLSLHAMSEGRSDSFRGHFFGTHFLNPPRYLKLLEIVPLSTTDPSLVAGFARFAEQVLGHRVAFARDTPGFISTRLWIEHLLETMHLAEEFGLSVETVDRLTGSLIGRPRSATFRMADIVGLDIVAAVARHQYELLPNDPKRPLLTPPKALQYLLERGLLGEKRGSGFYRRQNEHIEVFDPNLQAYRPRRTEPLPFAEHLQTLSLPQRLAVIGQAAQAPSPEAQFLHTLLSRFVDYVAAVGPEIADDILTIDRVMQWGFQWELGPGAIADLMQPQNKRPYYRNTDNQRTYLSFLEGKYLPAPKEPEYISLSELKQERGTLLADATASLITLDDDVVCLEFHTKMNTFEPALVRFIEQVCQLVEKEGWALVIGNQAAHFSAGYNLRLFLEAIEAKKWRALDIMLKELQFAFLRLKYASFPTVAAPHGYTLGAGCEGTLHCAYVQAARELAMGLPEVRVGLIPAGGGTKEMLARTMSQTQGSPLDALESLFKRLTIPSITTSADEARKNGLLRSTDGTTPNADRLLYEAKCHAKRLREANYRPPSPQPIPTFGRAAKERLHHALEQWFSEGLITEHDRFVAGQLARVLYGDAETQRSCTEEELLQLEREAFVEVAKHPKSLERVQHVLNTGKHLRN; this is encoded by the coding sequence ATGATAGACGAGTCAAAAACCACGGGTATTGCGGTGGTGCTTGGGGCAGGAACCATGGGCGGCGGCATCGCCGCCCAGCTTGCCAATGCCGGTTGGATGGTCTGGTTGCTCGATCTCCCTTCGCCTCACCAACGCAACCAGTTAGCTGAAGAGCGCATCCGTCGTCTCCAAAATGCCCGCCCCCCCTTGCTGGCACTCCCGGAATATGCTGAGCGCATCCATGCAGGCAATATAGAGGACGACATTCATCCCCTCAAAGAGGCCGATTGGATCGTCGAGGCCGTCGTGGAAGACCTAGAAACCAAACGCCATGTGCTCGCCCTTGCCGATGAATATAGGGGCGCTCAAACGCTTATCACCAGCAATACCAGCGGCTTGAGCCTCCATGCAATGAGCGAAGGGAGGAGCGATTCGTTTCGTGGCCACTTCTTTGGGACCCACTTTCTTAACCCCCCTCGCTATCTTAAGCTTCTCGAGATCGTTCCACTGTCCACAACCGACCCCAGTCTCGTTGCAGGGTTTGCTCGATTTGCCGAGCAAGTGCTTGGCCATCGTGTGGCCTTCGCCCGCGATACCCCAGGCTTCATATCCACACGGCTTTGGATTGAGCATCTGCTGGAAACGATGCACCTTGCCGAGGAGTTCGGTCTATCGGTTGAGACGGTGGACAGATTAACTGGCTCGCTCATCGGTCGTCCGCGCAGCGCGACGTTTCGTATGGCCGACATCGTTGGGTTAGACATCGTCGCTGCCGTCGCACGTCATCAATATGAACTGCTTCCAAACGACCCCAAGCGACCACTCCTCACCCCTCCTAAGGCCCTACAGTACCTTTTGGAACGGGGTTTGCTTGGCGAAAAACGGGGGAGTGGCTTCTATCGGCGTCAAAACGAGCATATTGAGGTGTTCGATCCTAACCTACAGGCCTATCGGCCTCGTCGAACTGAGCCCCTGCCGTTTGCGGAACATCTCCAAACACTTTCGTTGCCGCAACGCTTGGCCGTCATCGGCCAAGCAGCCCAAGCTCCTTCCCCTGAAGCGCAGTTTCTGCACACCCTTCTCTCCCGATTTGTAGACTATGTAGCCGCTGTTGGGCCGGAGATCGCCGACGATATTCTCACCATAGACCGCGTTATGCAGTGGGGGTTTCAGTGGGAGCTCGGCCCTGGAGCCATAGCCGATCTTATGCAGCCGCAAAACAAGCGTCCCTACTACAGAAACACTGACAACCAGCGCACCTATCTCTCCTTTCTAGAAGGCAAATATCTTCCTGCTCCGAAAGAGCCAGAGTATATCTCTCTGTCCGAGCTAAAACAGGAACGTGGAACGTTGCTTGCAGATGCTACCGCATCTCTCATCACGCTGGATGACGATGTGGTTTGCCTCGAGTTCCACACCAAAATGAACACCTTTGAGCCGGCTCTCGTTCGCTTTATCGAGCAGGTTTGTCAGCTTGTCGAGAAAGAAGGGTGGGCCCTGGTCATCGGCAATCAGGCTGCTCATTTTTCGGCAGGTTATAACCTGCGTCTTTTCTTAGAAGCTATTGAAGCCAAAAAGTGGCGGGCGCTCGACATCATGCTGAAGGAGCTACAGTTTGCTTTTCTACGCCTGAAATATGCTTCGTTTCCCACGGTGGCAGCCCCGCACGGCTACACGCTCGGAGCTGGTTGCGAAGGCACACTGCATTGCGCTTATGTGCAGGCCGCCCGCGAGCTAGCAATGGGTTTACCAGAGGTGCGTGTTGGGCTTATACCGGCAGGTGGCGGCACCAAAGAGATGTTGGCGCGTACGATGAGTCAGACACAGGGCTCTCCGCTTGACGCATTGGAGAGTCTTTTCAAGCGGCTTACGATCCCCTCCATAACGACCAGTGCCGATGAGGCAAGGAAGAACGGCCTCCTTCGCTCTACCGATGGCACTACCCCAAACGCCGACCGTCTGCTCTACGAAGCCAAGTGCCATGCAAAACGCCTTCGAGAGGCAAACTATCGTCCTCCCTCCCCTCAACCTATTCCTACCTTCGGGCGCGCGGCAAAAGAGCGACTGCATCACGCGCTTGAACAGTGGTTCTCTGAAGGGCTCATCACCGAGCACGACCGTTTCGTTGCCGGTCAGCTCGCTCGCGTCCTCTATGGAGATGCTGAAACGCAACGCTCGTGCACGGAGGAAGAGCTTCTACAGCTTGAACGCGAGGCGTTTGTTGAGGTGGCTAAGCATCCAAAAAGCCTAGAGCGTGTTCAGCATGTGCTAAATACAGGCAAACATCTACGAAACTAA